A window of Fibrobacter sp. UBA4297 contains these coding sequences:
- a CDS encoding diacylglycerol/lipid kinase family protein, translating to MYKFFFLINPVSGGGQGKVIHKFLPEIMESMDFKADEWKAEFTRKEGMEEQILTALSSTEKLVAVGGDGTVSSVLSIMLSSEYADRVHIGLIPLGTGNDLARVLGLYKPFADKGLLYLVRRLLMAKSRPFDIWTVNGKYALANYFSAGIDARIAHDFNHDRATGVISSNSVVANKLHYVKRFFADRAYHLKSGKLSMVVNTPELNETVDLTGHTTVIVGNIPSFASGANPFFKSDMADGYLEVVCVPNMLNFLLAIAVGNIPVIGYFLKKNLLKSRKVRSLTLELADDEYIQLDGEDLSGKLGNRVTIQFACQVHMLTLEE from the coding sequence ATGTATAAGTTCTTTTTCCTAATAAATCCGGTGAGTGGAGGTGGACAAGGAAAGGTTATCCATAAATTTCTTCCTGAAATTATGGAGTCAATGGATTTTAAAGCCGATGAATGGAAGGCTGAATTCACGCGTAAGGAAGGAATGGAAGAGCAAATCTTGACGGCTCTTTCTTCGACGGAAAAGCTTGTTGCCGTGGGTGGTGACGGAACTGTTTCGTCCGTGCTTTCCATTATGCTTTCGTCTGAATATGCGGACCGTGTTCATATAGGGCTTATTCCGCTGGGTACAGGCAATGACCTAGCTCGTGTGCTTGGTCTGTACAAGCCGTTTGCCGATAAGGGACTTTTGTACTTGGTGCGCAGACTCTTGATGGCAAAGTCAAGACCGTTCGATATCTGGACGGTGAACGGTAAGTATGCGCTTGCAAATTATTTCTCTGCAGGTATTGATGCCCGTATTGCGCATGACTTTAATCATGACCGAGCCACGGGTGTTATTTCTTCGAATTCTGTGGTTGCAAATAAATTGCATTACGTCAAGCGTTTTTTTGCAGACCGCGCGTATCACTTGAAAAGCGGTAAACTTTCAATGGTCGTCAATACGCCTGAGCTCAATGAAACGGTGGATTTGACGGGGCATACGACGGTCATCGTTGGTAACATTCCGAGCTTTGCCAGTGGCGCCAATCCGTTCTTCAAGTCCGACATGGCGGATGGCTATTTGGAAGTGGTTTGCGTGCCGAACATGTTGAACTTTTTGCTTGCGATTGCGGTCGGGAACATCCCTGTCATCGGGTACTTCCTGAAGAAAAATCTGCTCAAGTCGCGTAAGGTGCGCTCGCTGACGCTTGAACTTGCGGATGATGAATACATCCAGCTCGATGGCGAGGATTTAAGTGGCAAGCTGGGCAACCGCGTTACCATTCAGTTTGCATGTCAAGTTCACATGCTCACGCTAGAGGAATAA
- a CDS encoding gamma carbonic anhydrase family protein: protein MGSLIKYKGKAPQVGQRVFIAEGACLVGDVSIGDDSSVFYNAVLRADLAEIKIGKRTNIQDNVCVHVSTGVGVNIGDEVTVGHGAVLHGCTIEDNVLVGMGAIIMDGALIMKNCIVGAGALVTAGKNFPENSLIVGSPAHIARTLTADEIKNVKIGVEHYLDAKDELLKDV from the coding sequence ATGGGTTCCTTAATTAAGTATAAAGGCAAAGCCCCGCAGGTGGGGCAGCGCGTGTTTATAGCCGAAGGCGCATGTCTCGTGGGCGATGTGAGCATTGGCGATGATTCGTCTGTGTTTTACAATGCCGTGTTGCGTGCCGATTTGGCAGAAATCAAGATTGGCAAGCGGACAAATATCCAGGATAATGTGTGTGTCCACGTTTCGACGGGTGTCGGCGTGAACATTGGCGACGAGGTGACTGTTGGTCATGGTGCGGTGTTGCATGGCTGCACAATCGAAGATAACGTTCTCGTGGGCATGGGTGCAATTATCATGGACGGAGCCCTTATCATGAAAAATTGCATTGTCGGTGCAGGCGCTCTTGTGACGGCTGGTAAAAATTTTCCCGAAAATTCCCTGATTGTTGGGTCTCCGGCGCACATCGCAAGAACACTGACTGCAGACGAAATTAAAAACGTAAAGATTGGCGTAGAACACTACTTGGACGCAAAGGATGAACTTCTAAAAGATGTATAA